The DNA window tttagttgaaatttattttttcaactaaatttaaataattatcaaaatatattttttttctttattttattaatcaattttcgaaattgcatttattaaatgctagaatttcgaattttatcttgaaaaatagattaagttgtaaattaattatttattttaattaattcttggatcaacttaaatcaatgattttttcatttattgattaatttaaaataaattgaattaaagtatattattagaaattgaattaattagtcaaagaaaaatctagatagatgatatttttgcttgaagtatttttctagtgtatttaattaaatagaaaattaatatttaagttgattttcatcatcatacttaaatatttgaaatttttcttatatatttaattaaataggaaaattatattttttgttgtaaattaattttattaattaattttgggccaacattaaattagaataattttttcaggatttattttttattttaatatgcatttttcgaaaattgtattcttatatactttaatttttcgaaatgcaatatatatttatagaaaataaatttgagttgtaaattaatttaaattaattttgtaacaacttaaattgaatatttttctaaatatttattggaaattattactaagatggaaataattcatgttattttcatatccatctaagtaaaatttataaatattaaattaaaatttatatttagaatttttcattctaaattagaaattttaattaaataaatatatatttaaaataaatagaataaataaagagaataaaagaaaatacaactctttttaaataatgagctttattatttagacattcgatctccattgtgggttttacaccgcgtttgttttagtgagtaatcctccctaatggaggaacgttcattagcaatttcgcaccgtttaacctcgcatgataagtagtttgtaagtgttttgtatggtatggatcaccctaatggtggcgaccatacttgacttgcaaattatgaaacaatggtggaagctcataagatagaattgccttgactctcgcctaaacgggacaacgctgaattccaatcttgatcgaataaaaggttgctagaatggttatcattttagatgagctgacaactctattcaatggatgatgctttgactctcgcctaaacgggacactgtatcagtttgttgaaaaaccttggaaattatttaggattgtaagttttagtattttcacttgtcattcctacttgctatatgcttctaatttctgaattgtgtatgaatttatattgaaccgtgttattttctgttattaagttgtagtttaatttcgaatcttcattgttggtccaacatgtttgtttatctaatgagataaatccctaatggattttcaccattagacatacataatagtgtaagatctcgaaagataagtattgtatatgcgacatctagctgttcatcaattgatgacaacttagactagtatttttacaatatgaaacaagaagattacataaataagattactttgtctttcgctaatcgaagcatcgttggattcttatttataaacgaaattatcctaattcctcttagcttattcatttcgaattagcttaataatatatcattggatgaatggtctataaatcatttcatgtcattatattttctcttaagaaattaaatgacgcttatgattataatctcgaaattctattcccaattgatataaatcctcaatcttagaaatctcctacttgtatgggcaaatctgacttagagtttgtattagtagtggtggtccaagaaagaattactcattatatttggttgaatttaagtttttgactttaattttagaatccaaatagaaattttcttatatttctaattccagaatacaatacagttacactttctcaggTGTttaaatatccatcttctatcaatggattaaaactgtatggaatatgagttaggtattctgtgaccaggatccacttgcagtattctaagaactctttgatgtaactaaacctatgtcatcatagacactaccacattttttttaatctatggcatttgtatcttgttcatagtggatttgacaagatcaatctctgcaaagagttaatatgcctatatccactgaaagtagttcatctcattcgcaaatggatgtacattcaggggtggatatgagtttttcgttgtattcttcaaacgataactctagattataccttttagcaagaaatttgaaatgtttgaaaattttcattaatttctagcaatggttaaaaccattaaggtaagtggttaaagatcttgcgaactgataggggtggagaaatagttaatagatatgcagttcaaagatcattaatttgatttttgaattatatccaaacttacctccccagaaatttcgagttgcatgttgatgattagttactagtcgttgcctaaatccttctatggtaatacaatttcagaatgatgtaatggttgtatacttaatgtaaatcattactagattcatggatgacctaatcaaaatcttaagaaaagctagaactgttaagcatggtttcttagctattctaagtgattaggggtggaccatcccattgtcaatagataagaaagtgtttgttcaaacaaatactacttttctaagaaaatgactaagtctgaaaaacaagtagcaaataaaggagatatttattcttgattccaaaagtgttctatcatcttatataatatatgatgatcccactgcctctgttgtcttgtcacaaccaaagaggttaataccatttagttttcttcgacataattcacggtacctcgtcgtagtgggagagtttctaggaactcaccttcttatgacttggaagacactagtgattaaaatgcattgtaagtttaaacaagtaatggattgtcaagataagaaactaagaagaaagccaatagaactatggtttaatccattcacatcgaataacctaaagttttctattacaaggacataaaaggaaattttcgtttataagtccattcaatggacttaacaaaactttctgttcctagtattataggtttgagtttatctaaacctatggcttgtggtatacctggtaattacttactctaatgcaagcaacttactttagtgagatgctgaagcattttctttctaatggcaatctatagaagcttcacaacttcttaggtatagattttatttatctaaggaaaagtcttaactattccagaaaagataaagccatgaaagaatttcttacatcaacagtgagaggtcttagatatgcttttgtatgccttagaccgtacACACTgtcgttgagtgggagtaatgagtaggtatcgcattaatccagagaagaacattggaagacaatcaagtaaattttaagattaagaagaggaactatatgttagtctataagggtgtgtttaaaactcttagactacaccatatcagatttcgaaatttgcctatgtgctagtaaatatttctgataagatggtggttactctgggggtggaatagtgattttggagaagtgtaaaaacctatctgaagtctctaggtctaccagacagggactgaatgttaaagctgcaagaaaggtacttattcagtctaaggaaagttctatacatctttggcaccattccaaattgccttaaactactagtgttaatttcctaattaaccaaaagtagttgccaaaggtatagaatccagtatcccaagagagtagacatatagagaggaatttcacattatcaatgattttgtgattaaaggaagagtaatggtggagaaaaggttgtgtttaattcaacctttcagatcctattacgaggagttttctactactacacttgatttgtatatcaaggtgttgagattatttgaaacgcactttttgttttatattagtgcaagtgggagtttgttgggttttatgccctaaataaaactcatttcaatataatcagatttacgtattaatatagatcagaaataacatttaatgttgcatggttcacatgatttatttcatgatttatatgtacataatgtataaattcatctgaaacccttttcacatacttgatcctgtttattgtgccgtcaacacattggaaagtaaacatgactatgtgaataaagtttcctagatttatcagacacagggttttactgatatgataatctacaacaagagtttacttgtatttggagaaatactatgttctttccagaacattggttaaagtaaagctcaggttggatgcatggagaatgcatcggaagggaccgatattgaactttgacttagatttaattaaacttaccgtaaaatctattcaagtcaatatcgcctagttgatcctagatcaaatgatcttaatcctgttatgattaggctcaatcttgaaaggctattcgtgttccttgaattgttagttaagcctaccttttggtcagggtgatacgtactttttgggaacacggtagtgcaattgagtgggagcgctatcataaacatggaatctatagcttctatctggcgaatagtaagcaaaggatgatctccttcgagcttgaccaaacgaacataaatggtggagtactcatttcacataagctgaaatatcatttatacggggtcaagtgttttaaggaataaatacattgtagggtgtaacggtaatttaatcccttaagtagatcattcatatagaggatcattgatcacattaggattataacaatggataactaatgatgtgtctatatggtggaacatatagagcattctatataactgagagtgcaattctaagttctatgcgtggattcaacgaagaattaataagttagtgaattttagtgctaaattcttgatctacttattggaagcttagttatatagacccatggtccccccactagttgagataatattgcttgtaagactcatgtaattggttttgattaatcaattataattcacaagttagactatgtctatttgtgaattttttcactaagtaagggcgaaattgtaaagaaagagtttataggggcatatttgttaattatgatactttgtatggttcaattaataaatatgataaatgacaatattatttaataattatttatagttattaaatagttagaattgacatttaaatggttgaattaggaaattggcatttttgagaaaatcagatacaaaaggtgttaaaattgcaaaattgcaaagcccaaggcccaatccattaaaggcatggccggccacctattgtagtgttttaaattgattttttcattattttaatgccatataattcaaatctaaccctagtggaatgctataaatagatagtgaaggcttcaggaaaattacacttttcttctgactttttctattcagaaaaacttagccttctctctccctatctttagctgaccactctctctcttcttccttgataatttcgaaatccttagtgtatgagtagtgcccacacacatcaagtgatacctcaatcagagtgaggaagatcgtgaagaaagatcatcagcaaaggagtttcagcatcaaagattcagagaaagagatccaggttcagatattgataatgctctgctacagaaaggaatcaagggctagatatctgaacggaaggagtcatattattccgctgcacccaatgtaaggtttctttaactttatatgtgtttatttcatcgttttagaaagttcatatttaggatgttaataaacatacttgtgagtagatctaagatcctggtaaaataatttccaacagtttattcgtggcagatgccagtagtgatttagatttcatcttatgagTAATGTGTGATCGTTTGATTCTGATTGTCTGAGTGTAAATGAtaatatttgaataataaattatatgattcttattattacttttcttgctgagtccttatGACTAAcaggtgctatgtggtgcaggtaaaggtaaagaaaagctagatcaaccacatggtgacagtcttctccagcaatatACATATTGACTCCACTGACCTGTGTGTCGAGCTGCTAGGAATTATTTTGGACTGGCTGTATTTGCTGTGTATTTTAATTCTTTGTTTTGAATTGTTGTCGTATATGTCTTTTGTAAACCTTTTATAATAGGGATTCTCCGAACACGTTTTTAATGTCGTTAGGATGCCCGTTTCTAGTGTTTTCTTtttgtcaagtttttaatatcatagatgtttttaataattaattaatctattagtattaaattagtttataaaatcacacatgtGGCGTCCCTATGGGATAGGGCGTTACATTAGTGCGTCTTCAAGGGAGATATATCTTGGCAAGTTGTACAAAAATAAGGAAGAAATGAAGAATGTAGTGGGAAGGTATgcactgaaaaataattttgagtggATGGTAAGTAAGTTCGGCACTGATGGTGTTTTACATTACTTGCAAGgataaaaattgtaaatggCGATTAAGGGGGAAGAAGAAGGGACGTTATGACATGTTTGAGGTTACTGTGTTCCACAACAAACACACATGTAATCTGAATTCTAGAAATTCTTATCACTGTACTCAAGCAGCACCGTGGGTTATTGGGTACATTATTAAGAATAAGTACACATTAGATAGAACTAACTACAAGGAaaaagacatacagagggatATATTTGATGAGTATGGCATCAAGATGAGTTATAAGAAGGCTTGGAGGTGCAGAGAGAAGGCAGTTATGTATGTGAAGGGTACGCCAGCAGAATCTTATACGAAGTTATATGGTTACTTATAcatgctggaacagaagaatcTGGGTACTATTACTGACATTGTGAGAGAGGATGATCGGTTCAAGAACTGTTTTTGGTTACTCGATGCTTGTAGGAAGGGACTTAAGTTTTGTCATCCTATGATTAGTATTGACAGAACATGCTTGAAGACAAAGTATGGGGAACAATGTTAGTTGCTATTGCATACGATGCAAACAACCAATTATTTCCAGTAGCCTTTGTAATTATCAACAGTGAGAATCATAACTCTTGGAAGTATTTCTTGCGGAAGTTAAAGGGAGCCATTGGGGAGGTTGAAACCCTTATATTCATATCaaataggcatcaaagcattgaacatGCTCTTGAGGTTGTTTTCCCAGAAGCATGCCATTGTGCATGCTTCAAGCATATTATTATGAATGTTGTTCACAAGTTTAAGACTGATGTATGTAACAAGCAAATATGGCTTGTAGCTTATGCATGGAACAAGACAGAATGTGATAGACATTTTGAGGTGCTCAAATGGATGGATCTTGCCTTTGCTACATACCTCAAGCAAATAGGGTTTGGATAGCGGGCTCGTCTTTATTGTCCAAGCAATCGGTACAAAATATTGACAAGCAACAGTGCCAAAAACTTCAACAAGGTGACAgaagaatttaaaaaatattcaataacTATTTTGGCTGAATTCATCAGGttttcacttcaaaattggTTTGTTGATCGTCTCGAAAAAGCAAGTAAGTGCACTACCCCTTTGGCTACTACTTTTAAAGATGATTTAATAGCACAACACAAAGATGGTAGGTTCAGGAGTGTCCTTCATAATGGTGAGCAATTATTTAACATTGGTATGGGTCCTGAAggtgaaagaggtggtgatgtgGACTTAGTGGAGAGAACATGCACTTACGGACTGTTCTAATCGCTCAAAATCCATTGTCTCCATGCATGTGCCACAACAATTAGTCAGAATATGAGCCTGTACGCACTTTGCTCCTCGTATTACATAAAAGAAACATGGATTAAGACCTACGATGTGACAATTAATGTTGTTGGCAAGGAGGATGAATGAGTACTACCGAAACACATCAAGAACATAAGAGTTGGGGTACCAGTGGAGAAAAAACTGGTAGGTCGGCCTAGGAAAAGCAATACGGGTAGAAGACCGACAAAGCATCAAACCTCTGTTCGTCAGGTAGTAGTGGATCCTCATCATTGTTCGCTCTGTGGTAGTTCAGGGCACAACTAAGCTACATGCGAAGCTCACGTTTCAACCTTTTCTCTAATAGTTTATTAGCTATCTATATTAGTTGCAAACATCGAGTTTGGATCAGATTTATGTGTTATATTGTTGGTTGTTGTTTAATAGGATTGTGTGAACCATGTTGAATATTTAATAGGGgccatgtattttttttttactgtttttacgATATTGTGTGATATTTCTACATCATTTGTGCGAtgtttatgcaatattttattttataaatgtgCAATATTTGtgcaattttatttcaatatttTATAACCGAAGTTTTTTAAAAAGCTTAGATTATATGTGATGTCTTTGCGATATAGTGCGATGTTTGTgcgattttattttctattttttattactatgtttttttacaaaatttatatCATTTACGATGTCTATGCAATATCTGTGCGGTATTTTGTGCGATTTTAGTTTccatattttatgaaattttgatatttttcatttattgtaaTATTTACGATGTTTATGCGATATTGTGCGACATTTTTGCAATTTAATTTTCCATATTTagactaaatattttttattgttttcatattttacaatatttgtaatttctaagcgatatatttttataattgtgCGACGATTGTGATAGTTCAAACAAAAGATTATGTATAAATGaagtaaattacaaaaataatattatcgtAAACTAATCACAAAAAATATTATGCAGTCAACTACCAGGTctaattttggtaaaataagtgttgggttttatgccctatataaaactcatttcaatataatcagatttgcttattaatatagatcagaaataacatttaatgttgcatggttcacatgatttatttcatgattatatgtacttaatgtatgaattcatctgaaacccttttcacatacttgatcctgtttattgtgctgtcaacacattggaaagtaaacacgactatgtgaataaagtttcctagattta is part of the Cannabis sativa cultivar Pink pepper isolate KNU-18-1 chromosome 5, ASM2916894v1, whole genome shotgun sequence genome and encodes:
- the LOC133038440 gene encoding uncharacterized protein LOC133038440, translated to MRVDLKEQLPTNIDNHKADIAFDHSDELDALFHNNDPMVDLGRNDDVAIEVKGFSEHVFNVVRMPVSSVFFLSRRYISASSREIYLGKLYKNKEEMKNVVGRGKKKGRYDMFEVTVFHNKHTCNLNSRNSYHCTQAAPWVIGYIIKNKYTLDRTNYKEKDIQRDIFDEYGIKMSYKKAWRCREKAVMYVKGTPAESYTKLYGYLYMLEQKNLGTITDINMLEDKVWGTMLVAIAYDANNQLFPVAFVIINSENHNSWKYFLRKLKGAIGEVETLIFISNRHQSIEHALEVVFPEACHCACFKHIIMNVVHKFKTDVCNKQIWLVAYAWNKTECDRHFEVLKWMDLAFATYLKQIGFSLQNWFVDRLEKASKCTTPLATTFKDDLIAQHKDGRFRSVLHNGEQLFNIGMGPEGERGGDVDLVERTCTYGLF